The proteins below come from a single Lates calcarifer isolate ASB-BC8 linkage group LG11, TLL_Latcal_v3, whole genome shotgun sequence genomic window:
- the LOC108898479 gene encoding serine/threonine-protein phosphatase 4 catalytic subunit B, with product MCVTMGDISDLDRQIEQLRRCELIKENEVKALCAKAREILVEESNVQRVDSPVTVCGDIHGQFYDLKELFRVGGDVPETNYLFMGDFVDRGFYSVETFLLLLALKVRYPDRITLIRGNHESRQITQVYGFYDECLRKYGSVTVWRYCTEIFDYLSLSAIIDGKIFCVHGGLSPSIQTLDQIRTIDRKQEVPHDGPMCDLLWSDPEDTTGWGVSPRGAGYLFGSDVVAQFNAANDIHMICRAHQLVMEGYKWHFNETVLTVWSAPNYCYRCGNVAAILELDEHLQREFIIFEAAPQETRGIPSKKPVADYFL from the exons ATGTGTGTGACAATGGGAGACATCAGTGACCTGGACCGACAAATAGAGCAGCTCAGACGCTGTGAGCTCATTAAGGAAAATGAAGTCAAAGCACTGTGTGCCAAAGCCAG AGAGATTCTGGTTGAAGAAAGCAATGTCCAGAGAGTAGACTCTCCTGTCACA GTGTGTGGGGATATACATGGTCAATTCTATGACTTGAAAGAGCTATTTAGA GTTGGAGGAGATGTCCCAGAGACAAATTATCTCTTCATGGGCGACTTTGTGGACAGAGGCTTCTACAGTGTGGAGACTTTCCTTCTTCTGCTAGCTCTTAAG GTGCGATATCCAGACAGGATAACCTTGATCCGGGGAAACCATGAGTCCCGGCAAATCACCCAGGTGTATGGCTTCTACGATGAGTGCCTCCGCAAGTATGGTTCAGTCACTGTCTGGAGATACTGCACTGAGATCTTTGactacctgtctctctctgctatCATTGATGGCAAG ATCTTCTGCGTGCATGGTGGCTTGTCTCCCTCCATCCAGACACTGGACCAGATCCGGACCATTGACAGAAAACAGGAGGTTCCCCATGATGGGCCCATGTGTGACCTTCTTTGGTCTGATCCTGAAG ACACCACAGGGTGGGGGGTGAGTCCCAGAGGTGCTGGATACTTGTTTGGAAGTGATGTGGTGGCCCAGTTCAATGCTGCCAATGACATCCACATGATCTGCCGAGCACACCAGCTGGTCATGGAGGGATACAAGTGGCACTTCAACGAAACCGTGCTCACTGTGTGGTCAGCACCCAACTACTGCTACAG ATGTGGCAatgtggcagccattttggagCTGGATGAGCATCTACAGCGGGAGTTTATCATATTTGAAGCAGCACCACAAGAAACCAGGGGCATCCCTTCCAAGAAGCCGGTAGCTGACTATTTTCTGTGA